A genomic window from Lycium barbarum isolate Lr01 chromosome 4, ASM1917538v2, whole genome shotgun sequence includes:
- the LOC132635252 gene encoding nuatigenin 3-beta-glucosyltransferase-like, giving the protein MAAVLKKQTTTTTPHVVFLPYAMTSHITPLVHIARLFAYHDLRVTIITTPHNALIFQSSIDNDHRLVPGCNISVQTLKFPSDEVGLPDGVENFSASPSLEIAGKVHYGFFFLLQEPMEQLIRNLNPQCIVSDMFFPWTVDLAEELNIPRYSFQPANFFVQCVWHCLREYTPHEKVALDSDDQSFLIPGLPHEIKMKLSEIEDFFLEDNFSRETYKAVREAELRSQGVIHNTCSELEPEYVDIYENIRGVKGWHVGPTFLFINELEKSQNSNPTCFDDPWKNCGDCLNWLEDQEPNSVLFVCFGSSVRFSNDQLKEIALALNATKCPFILVAKEQGGKNQLEEKDDNKYGDWWQLDSFKELVVNNKRCFIVKGWAPQVLILEHRAIGGFLTHCGWNSVLEALTMGIPLITWPLFAEQFYNQKLLVLLGLAIGVGSDVWNSGFIVSSPVVSRDKIELAIERLMYDSEESRKIRANTKLIAKKVKSSADEGGSSHSHLIALIEEIKRCATFNSSP; this is encoded by the coding sequence ATGGCAGCAGTACTGAagaaacaaacaacaacaacaacaccccATGTGGTGTTCCTTCCATACGCCATGACGAGTCATATAACTCCATTGGTACATATTGCTCGACTCTTTGCTTACCACGACCTCAGGGTCACCATCATTACCACTCCCCATAATGCCCTCATTTTTCAATCTTCAATCGACAATGATCATCGTCTTGTGCCAGGCTGCAACATTTCTGTCCAAACACTTAAGTTTCCGTCAGATGAAGTGGGGTTACCTGACGGAGTTGAAAATTTCTCCGCCAGCCCGTCTTTGGAAATAGCTGGCAAAGTTCACTATGGCTTCTTTTTTCTGCTCCAAGAACCAATGGAACAATTAATTCGCAATCTCAACCCTCAATGCATTGTTTCTGACATGTTCTTTCCTTGGACCGTCGATTTGGCTGAGGAGCTAAATATTCCGAGGTATTCCTTTCAGCCTGCCAATTTCTTCGTTCAGTGTGTCTGGCATTGTCTTAGGGAATACACACCTCATGAGAAAGTGGCCTTGGATTCCGATGATCAGAGCTTTTTAATCCCCGGCCTACCTCATGAGATCAAAATGAAACTCTCCGAGATTGAAGATTTCTTTCTCGAGGACAACTTTTCCCGTGAGACATATAAGGCGGTCAGAGAAGCTGAGCTTCGTAGCCAGGGCGTCATTCATAACACTTGCTCAGAGCTGGAACCCGAATATGTTGACATCTACGAAAACATTAGAGGGGTAAAAGGCTGGCACGTAGGTCCGACTTTTCTATTTATCAATGAATTAGAAAAATCGCAAAATTCCAATCCGACTTGTTTTGATGATCCTTGGAAAAACTGCGGTGATTGTTTGAATTGGCTTGAAGATCAAGAGCCTAACTCTGTTCTATTCGTTTGCTTTGGGAGTAGCGTAAGATTTTCAAATGATCAACTTAAGGAAATCGCATTAGCTTTGAATGCAACCAAATGCCCATTTATTTTGGTAGCTAAAGAGCAGGGGGGgaaaaaccagttagaagaaaaAGATGACAACAAGTATGGTGATTGGTGGCAGCTTGATAGTTTTAAGGAATTGGTTGTCAATAACAAGAGGTGCTTTATCGTCAAAGGGTGGGCCCCACAAGTATTAATTCTGGAACATCGAGCAATTGGTGGGTTCTTGACTCATTGTGGTTGGAATTCTGTACTTGAAGCTCTGACTATGGGTATACCATTGATCACGTGGCCCCTATTTGCTGAGCAATTTTACAACCAGAAGCTTCTGGTGCTACTTGGGCTTGCAATTGGAGTCGGATCAGATGTGTGGAACTCGGGGTTCATAGTGTCAAGTCCGGTGGTATCGAGAGATAAGATAGAGTTGGCCATCGAACGTTTGATGTATGATTCAGAAGAAAGTAGGAAAATACGAGCAAATACTAAGTTGATAGCAAAGAAAGTGAAGAGTTCCGCTGATGAAGGGGGTTCCTCTCATTCACATCTCATCGCATTGATTGAGGAAATCAAGCGCTGTGCTACTTTCAACAGCTCCCCTTga